The following proteins are co-located in the Micromonospora coriariae genome:
- a CDS encoding DUF397 domain-containing protein: MELNGAQWRKSTRSGVSGGDCVEVADNLPGVVGVRDSKDPTGPVLVFAPAAWRAFVAVARRPTV; the protein is encoded by the coding sequence ATGGAGCTGAACGGTGCTCAGTGGCGCAAATCAACCCGCAGTGGCGTGAGCGGGGGCGACTGCGTCGAGGTGGCGGACAATCTGCCCGGGGTGGTGGGCGTGCGGGACAGCAAGGATCCGACCGGCCCGGTGCTGGTGTTCGCGCCGGCCGCCTGGCGGGCGTTCGTCGCCGTCGCCCGTCGCCCCACCGTCTGA